CGTTTCAGTCGTCCAGCGTGAGTTTCTATACGAGTTTAGACAAGTTTATGTGCGTCTGCTTATGATGGATAGACGTCGGAGTTtcagatcgtgtgtgtgtgtgtgtgtgtgtgtgtgtgtgtgtgtgtgtgtgtgtgtgtgtgtgtgcgtgtgcgtgtgcgtgtgcgtgtgcgtgtgcgtgtgcgtgtgcgtgtgcgtgtgcgtgtgtgtgtgtgtctgtgtgcgtatgcgtgtgcgtgtgcgtgttcgtttgtgctagtgtgtgtatttcatttattttttttgcaatatgcaTCTTTGAGCAAAAATGGTATAAAtataaaacgttatatatatacatacaatcgcCTTCAATTGCCTGATTACTTACGTACCTGCTTAATTCATCTACTTGCCTGACCATCAGCCTATAATTACCTTTCGCACATTCGACACTCCACGTCCACAAGCACATTGCTTATACATGTCTACAAATCAGCCTACAGCATTCCCTCTCTATTCCTGTTAAACGAACGCAGCAGATGTTAAAGGTAAAGCCCacgattaaagaagaaaaagaggaagaagaagaagaaggatttgAAGaagccaaagaaaagaaagaaagaaaaaaatcgtacgaCTGATACACCTAACTTAATTCACACTTTTCCTGCGCCTTTCACTGTTCCGTTCTcatgactccctccctccctccttcctcctctctctccctccctccttccttccttccctccttcttcccctccctccctgcttccctccctccctccctcactcactccctccttccctccctccttcttccccgccATCTGTCTCTAAGCGCCCGCTCTGTTCTTTCCACGTCGAGCAGAACGGCAGCCGGAGGTTCACCCTCGGCGGCGGCGACGGGGACACCCTCAAAGTGCACACCCGCAGGCGACGCAGACTCTCCTTCGCGGGACTCCTCACCCACATCTTCCCCGCCCACAACGGCTCCACCTCCTCCGTCTACCGCCCACCATCCAACAAGGTAACGTCAGTGCGACCCGTGTGAATGGAAgggtttgagggagggagagagggggagggggaagttaggagggtgagtgtggtgggtgggtgttaagtcttaattatttttactagtactactactattactactactactactgctactattactattattatcattatttaatgagGTAATATCTCCGATAATGGGAATGTTTATAGAATAGACGGTTTGTGCGGTTCAtaataaacaaacgaataaaaacgCCATCACCGTGCGCTCAAGGTCTCTCGGGAATGAATGCCAAATGCCATAATGGATAATGACAGCCATGACAACGCGCACCGGCCTCGTTCCAGGGCACGACGCTGGTGGTGGTGACATGCTCCCTACACCGGGCCACGGAGGTCACGGTGCACGGCCCAGCGGATTCCCTCAGGAGTCTGTTCCCGGGGACGCCCGTGCTCACCAGCGACGCCACGTATCCACTGCTCGACTCCCGCGCCTCCCCGAGGGACGTCGGCGCCTCGGACCTGCTGGCGGCGCTCAGGGAGAAGGGATACGTGTCCACCGTCAGGTAGGTCTTCGAGTGCAAGATGGGTATTTCTTTCGCATTGTTTGGTTAGGTAAGCGTTTCGTGAAATAGATTGATTAAAAATGATCTGACGGGTGCTTTGTACGTGTTAATTTCAATGCATTCAGAGATGGAAATGTGCATGCAAGGGTGTTGTCACATCAGAAAATCGCTAGAACCCCCGAGGCCATTGAACGACTTGCCCTTCCTCCAGGTCGTCCTGGGTAGTGCCTCACACAGGGGCGCTCATGACCCAGTGGCTGGTGTACCGCCGGCGAGGAGGCTGGAGCGGAGGAGTCGGAAGCAGCAGGACACTGCCTTCCTCGAAACGGTCTCTCCACCACGCCGCTTCCACCACCAACGTCCTGAGCGCTAGCACGGACGGCGGAGGAGGCCTAGCCGAAGGCGGCGGGGCAGGGGGGACGCTCAGGCACCGGCTGAGGAACCGCAGCAAGTCCATCATGAGTCTGGCCACGGAGCATCGGCCGACGCTCACGCTCAAGCGCATCCTCAGCGTGCTTCTCTAAGAGTCGATGGCCACGCTCCTTCGCTCATCCAGGTCTTGGGACCCTTTTCTCGCCATCACGAATTCCACTTTCGCATAAACATCCCACCATATTTTCCACACTTTCTCGCACCTATCTACAACACCTACCTACGACTTATCTCCAccatcaccccttttttttcaaatgccaaAACTTCAAGACCcaagaataccccccccccccctgcctctcttCCCCCAACCCGCAGCATCCACGAGCGGGACAACACATGGGACATCCTCCGCCCTCTCCTTGCACCAGGGacatcctcatctccccctcccccccatccgccCTGTGGCTTGCTGATGGGGGGAGGATGTCCGTCTCTGTGACGTCGGTACGAAAGCTCTTCAGGTGTATAAGAGTTTATTTTCAGTACGgtttttcacttaaaaaaaatggttttgtggTCCTCGAATACAAAATATGTAAaggaagagagcaagagcgaggaataaatgggggaagtggagagaaaacCATGACAGGTATTCCTTCGACTCCAGCCACGTTACCAAATAGACCCTATTTACCAACGCGACGCTTACGTGTTACGGGCTCGCGTAACCAGCACAGGTCAatgatttaattatatgtatttgctTTACAGTTTGATCTTCTTGACTTGGTCTGTCTCCTTTTGATAAGTATTACTTGTATTATTGTCATGCAAATTGAAGTTTCATTGGCAGGTATCATATAAACTTGAGGCAGATGAGTCATCCTTGGTAAATTCCCCTGAACatcattttaaaatgttttacacATTTTAATTTGCCAATGGAAACGCACGACAAATCCTTGCCGAAGTcgttgtgatatttatatataaatatatatatatatttggtgtttttaTAAAGCTGCCAAAAATGATCGTAGGTTTACTAATGTATATAGAACGGAACTGTGCGATGCCAGGGACATTATACAACTGCAGTGTAGATTAAGTAATGTAAGAATACCgtagagggtatatatatatacatgtttcctCAATGTTTCCCTCAGGTCGTGTTCCTGTGTGTGAAGAACGGTGCCCTCGTctgacataaatatacatatcttaatgaaataaacacaataaccGACCTGATTTTTCTATTTCAAGTCCTTGATGATGTTGCAGAAGAGGCGTataaaaaggaacaaagagagaaaaaaataattcgtgTAAAAGAGCGAAAGATCGAATAAAAAAAAGTCGAGTatataaagcaagaaaaaaaaaaaaaaaaaaaaaaaacgagaaaaaatcccagtaaaagaagaagaagaagaacaacaacaacaaaacacttgagaaaaaaaacaaaagaattaaagaaaaaatgtcgACACCCCCAACAGCTCTCGCTCACGTACCTCCGATATGGCGCCGGCGCAAGGTGTATTCTCCGCCTCGATGGTGAAATCAGTGCCCTCGACGAGCGTGTAGGAACACATCCCCATGAAGTCGTAGCGTCGGCCATCAAAGGTAGTGTAATGGGGGTCGCCCACCACGGCACACCGGGACCCACACTTGACCTCCGTGCACACCCACACCCCGCCCAAGCACGTGCTGCGGAGGAGAACGAGTAACAGCGAGAGACGAGACGGCCTGACGAGGCGTGAAGTGCGTTCGTCAAACACAGAGCGTTTGCTGTGGtttcggagtgtgtgtgtgtttgtgtgtgtgtgtgtgtgtgtgtgtgtgtgtgtgtgtgtgtgtgtgtgtgtgtgtgtgtgtgtgtgtgtgtgtgtgtgatctatctatccatctacctacataTTACCCAA
The genomic region above belongs to Penaeus monodon isolate SGIC_2016 chromosome 16, NSTDA_Pmon_1, whole genome shotgun sequence and contains:
- the LOC119582465 gene encoding uncharacterized protein LOC119582465, with product MVDGRGTESQRLDCEVGGVHHVVYKCTPNVHHIIRTQVGERGRVRDGRVFPYVAHYLSTGDMLYPAHEGEVMVSRLLEELTRLDLVNDLLHARGPGMPSLTSCVPRSFQSSSNGSRRFTLGGGDGDTLKVHTRRRRRLSFAGLLTHIFPAHNGSTSSVYRPPSNKGTTLVVVTCSLHRATEVTVHGPADSLRSLFPGTPVLTSDATYPLLDSRASPRDVGASDLLAALREKGYVSTVRSSWVVPHTGALMTQWLVYRRRGGWSGGVGSSRTLPSSKRSLHHAASTTNVLSASTDGGGGLAEGGGAGGTLRHRLRNRSKSIMSLATEHRPTLTLKRILSVLL